Proteins encoded together in one Prosthecobacter debontii window:
- a CDS encoding DUF5722 domain-containing protein encodes MRRFILSVLLGIGVVQAEVNSEAFPQAPNIKGLQVQMVADALELGIHHAGINVNLSALLDLEQKPGHSVCTVEGHRFAFNDEYLASLDRQIQPLSERGVIVYLILIAYPSQEAARDTIVIHPSARADHKYSVGAFNSVTPMGRAYLRAVIELLAERWSGAHPEKGRVWGWIVGNEVNSHWLWYNLGAMPLEQAASHYETAFRIIHQAVRSASQQARLYVSFDHHWAQAMAGISVQEATAGRNYLDTFARLVRERGDLDWHVAWHPYPEDLGNPRAWADQTVTTTNDSPKVTFKNLEVLPRHLARPELLYEGKPRRIILSEQGFHTLAIPEGEKLQAAAYAYAWEKCRLLPTVDAFIYHRHVDHSQEGGLRLGLWRNVPGSIADPEGKKLLWNLFQKAGTDPWRVAADACLPITGLQAWPQAAPSTDHPSEPER; translated from the coding sequence ATGCGGCGTTTTATTCTTTCGGTTTTGCTCGGCATCGGGGTGGTTCAGGCGGAGGTCAACTCCGAGGCCTTTCCTCAGGCACCCAACATCAAGGGCCTTCAGGTGCAGATGGTGGCAGATGCGTTGGAACTCGGTATCCACCATGCCGGTATCAATGTAAACTTGAGCGCACTATTGGATCTCGAGCAGAAGCCCGGGCATTCCGTGTGCACGGTGGAGGGACATCGATTTGCATTCAATGACGAGTATCTGGCGTCGCTGGATCGGCAAATCCAACCGCTGTCCGAGCGTGGCGTTATCGTTTATTTGATCCTGATCGCCTATCCATCTCAAGAAGCAGCGCGGGATACCATCGTGATCCATCCCTCCGCCAGGGCAGATCACAAGTATAGCGTGGGAGCTTTCAATAGCGTGACGCCGATGGGGCGTGCCTATCTACGTGCGGTGATCGAGCTGCTGGCAGAGCGATGGTCTGGAGCTCATCCAGAAAAGGGACGTGTGTGGGGCTGGATTGTCGGCAATGAAGTCAATTCTCATTGGCTCTGGTATAACCTGGGGGCGATGCCCTTGGAGCAGGCGGCGAGTCATTACGAGACCGCCTTCCGCATCATTCATCAGGCCGTACGGAGTGCTTCTCAGCAGGCGCGTTTGTATGTGTCCTTCGATCATCATTGGGCTCAGGCCATGGCAGGCATCAGTGTCCAGGAGGCCACCGCGGGCCGAAATTATCTGGATACCTTCGCACGGTTGGTTCGGGAGCGTGGCGACTTGGATTGGCATGTGGCTTGGCATCCTTATCCAGAGGATCTGGGAAACCCGCGTGCTTGGGCGGACCAGACGGTTACCACCACCAATGACAGTCCTAAAGTCACCTTCAAGAACCTGGAAGTGTTGCCTCGGCATTTGGCTCGGCCTGAGCTGCTCTATGAAGGCAAACCAAGACGCATCATTCTCTCCGAGCAGGGGTTTCATACCCTCGCTATCCCTGAGGGGGAAAAGCTCCAAGCGGCTGCCTACGCCTATGCTTGGGAGAAGTGCCGTCTTCTGCCCACCGTGGACGCCTTCATCTATCACCGCCATGTGGATCATTCTCAGGAAGGCGGTTTGCGTCTGGGCTTGTGGCGTAACGTGCCGGGCAGCATTGCTGATCCCGAGGGGAAGAAACTCCTGTGGAATCTGTTTCAAAAAGCGGGCACCGACCCATGGCGCG